The following proteins come from a genomic window of Pleuronectes platessa chromosome 2, fPlePla1.1, whole genome shotgun sequence:
- the prickle2b gene encoding prickle-like protein 2b, producing the protein MPVEMEKTVTKLMYDFQRNSTSDDDSGCALEEYAWVPPGLKPEQVHQYYSSLPEDKVPYVNSPGEKYRIKQLLHQLPPHDNELRYCNSLDDEEKRELKLFSNQRKRENLGRGNVRPFPVTMTGAICEQCGGQINGGDIAVFASRAGHSVCWHPACFVCSMCNELLVDLIYFHQDGKIYCGRHHAERLKPRCTACDEIIFADECTEAEGRHWHMKHFCCFECETVLGGQRYIMKEGRPYCCSCFESLYAEYCDSCGEHIGIDQGQMTYDGQHWHAIEGCFCCARCKRSLLGRPFLPKQGQIFCSRSCSLGEEPNGSDSSDSAFQSARSTRESRRSSKMGKSGGGGVQTERFSGEVDPLSLQMDLLSLSSQTPSLTREPPAWQNQERAGDGYNYEYQSNPTASPTPLQLLSQCNVRTSYTPACSGQNNQQQDHRIKDNAALKRPPISALKGHSLNEAWFQQPAPEEYYPPKPRMQKSFTEVSHCSQQHNGFSPDKRSISLHGFQRDRDRDLGPPAAAQVARSRNPINALNFPEQLTPLEQTPRGSMESLAFSNGAGNSADGAGRRQEHLSRFSMPDLSKDSGMNVSEKSNMGTLNSSGQFRSSDSIHSLTASQPYMEMDPHRSSQYKMQYSDPPGMGRGMSMTQLPPGFTFQEEDRVSLVSSANAARLPPISERMVGGVGVGGGGGGGGRGASVRINAPEETPQRRRHHHHRSRRSRRSRSENALNLVAERRTRPQERPQLCVREDYDRFPPPRSARDQFGIGRGRGGGGSGGDRYQAPFFRQCPRTTSDLTLQNPGANRRTGLNQYSWDDYDDDWCSTCSSSSESEDEGYFLGEPIPRPIQLRYLSNQELVHKYNPGTGGPNRTGQLYTHKRRKSKNCIIS; encoded by the exons gtcCATCAGTACTACAGCTCCCTGCCCGAGGACAAGGTGCCCTATGTGAACAGCCCAGGAGAGAAATACCGCATCAAACagctgctccatcagctccCGCCCCACGACAATGAG ctacGCTACTGCAACAGCCTGGACGACGAGGAGAAGCGAGAGCTGAAGCTCTTCAGTAACCAGCGTAAACGGGAGAACCTGGGCCGTGGCAATGTGCGTCCGTTCCCCGTGACGATGACCGGGGCGATCTGCGAACAG TGCGGGGGCCAGATAAACGGAGGCGACATTGCTGTGTTTGCGTCTCGGGCGGGTCACAGCGTGTGTTGGCACCCCGCCTGCTTTGTGTGCAGCATGTGCAATGAGCTCCTGGTGGACCTCATCTACTTTCACCAGGACGGGAAGATCTACTGCGGCCGGCACCATGCCGAGAGGCTGAAGCCGCGCTGCACCGCCTGCGATGAG ATCATCTTTGCGGATGAGTGCACGGAGGCAGAGGGGCGTCACTGGCACATGAAGCACTTCTGCTGCTTTGAGTGTGAGACGGTGCTGGGGGGGCAGCGCTACATCATGAAGGAGGGACGGCCctactgctgctcctgctttgaGTCCCTCTACGCAGAGTACTGCGACTCCTGCGGGGAACATATTG GAATTGATCAAGGCCAGATGACGTACGATGGGCAGCACTGGCACGCCATCGAAGGCTGCTTCTGCTGTGCCCGCTGTAAACGCTCCCTGCTTGGTCGGCCCTTCCTGCCCAAGCAGGGCCAAATCTTCTGCTCGCGCTCCTGCAGTCTCGGGGAGGAACCTAACGGCTCGGACTCCTCAGACTCTGCCTTCCAGAGCGCTCGCTCCACCAGAGAGTCCAGACGTAGCTCCAAaatggggaagagtggaggaggtggtgtgcAGACGGAGAGGTTTTCCGGTGAGGTGGACCCACTTTCTTTACAAATGGATCTTCTGAGTCTCTCCAGCCAAACGCCTAGCTTGACTCGCGAGCCGCCGGCCTGGCAGAACCAGGAGCGAGCAGGTGACGGATATAATTATGAATACCAATCAAACCCGACGGCCAGCCCCACCCCTCTCCAGCTTCTCAGCCAGTGCAATGTCAGGACTTCCTATACCCCCGCCTGCTCCGGACAGAATAATCAACAGCAGGATCACAGGATCAAGGACAATGCAGCTTTAAAGAGACCCCCCATCTCGGCCTTGAAGGGCCACTCTCTGAATGAGGCGTGGTTCCAGCAGCCAGCTCCAGAGGAGTACTATCCCCCCAAACCGAGGATGCAAAAGAGTTTCACTGAGGTGTCCCATTGCTCTCAGCAGCACAACGGCTTCTCCCCCGACAAGCGCTCCATCAGTTTGCATGGCTTTcagagggacagggacagagacctagggcctccagcagcagcccagGTGGCAAGAAGCAGGAACCCCATCAATGCACTTAACTTCCCAGAGCAACTGACCCCTCTCGAGCAGACCCCAAGAGGATCCATGGAGTCGCTGGCTTTCTCCAACGGAGCAG GAAACTCAGCAGACGGAGCAGGAAGGCGTCAGGAGCACCTCTCTCGTTTCTCCATGCCAGACCTGAGCAAAGACTCTGGAATGAACGTGTCAGAGAAAAGCAACATGGGCACCCTCAACTCCTCAGGGCAGTTTCGTAGCTCTGACTCCATCCACAGCCTCACCGCCAGTCAGCCCTACATGGAAATGGATCCCCATAGGTCCTCCCAATACAAAATGCAGTACAGTGACCCTCCTGGCATGGGTAGGGGTATGAGCATGACTCAATTACCGCCTGGCTTCACCTTCCAGGAGGAAGATAGGGTAAGTTTGGTGAGCAGTGCCAATGCTGCCCGTCTGCCACCCATCAGTGAACGTATGGTGGGTGGCGTTGGTGTtggaggtgggggaggaggtggtggtagGGGAGCAAGTGTCCGGATAAATGCCCCAGAAGAAACTCCCCAGAGGCGAAGGCATCACCACCACCGCTCCCGCAGATCCCGTCGCTCTCGCTCAGAGAACGCTCTCAACTTGGTGGCAGAAAGAAGAACAAGACCCCAAGAGAGACCACAGTTGTGTGTCCGAGAGGATTATGATCGTTTCCCTCCACCGAGGAGCGCCAGGGACCAGTTTGGAATcggaagaggcagaggaggaggaggaagcggaggGGACAGATATCAAGCTCCATTCTTTAGGCAGTGCCCAAGGACCACGTCAGACCTGACCCTGCAGAACCCTGGAGCCAACCGACGCACTGGCTTGAACCAATACTCCTGGGATGATTATGACGACGATTggtgctccacctgctcctcatcctccgaATCAGAGGATGAAGGTTATTTTCTGGGCGAGCCGATCCCCAGACCCATCCAGCTGCGCTACCTCAGCAACCAGGAGCTTGTGCACAAGTACAACCCAGGGACGGGAGGACCCAACCGCACTGGGCAATTATACACCCACAAACGCAGGAAAAGCAAAAACTGCATCATCTCCTAA